AGGATAAGGAGTGCAGTTcccagttttaaaagtaaaaatctgAGAGCATTAGTTTGGGAACTTGTAGCCCACAAAGAATTTAGGATTTTGTCCAAACTGCAGAAAAAAACTCAAGAACAGCTAACAAcaggtgtactatagttttttcttttgaagcataatttttctctctccagtccccatttttattaaaaacaaatcatgatagaACTAATTTGTTTACAAAATGAACTTTAGTCTTATTGTAATTGGCCTAATTATTGCATACAGTGCAGCAagattatttttcacataggctttttaaaattggctttggtGAACTCTGTTCCATAAGGAATCTCGGATAAGATATTTTAAAGCCGAGCGCAGCTGTGGGCTTGTacctcaaatacctatgagttgggaaaattcctctcctcttgaggtcccaGAATAACTCGGGGCTCCTAGGCctattagaaagtgacattctttacttaccacagatcAGGAACCTTGTACAGGGACTGTGTGGACAGAGTATGAGGCCAGATTTCCCAAGGGGCTGttattggctctataagtcaaCCTCGATTATTTAAAGAAAGtatgccattccagtcaaagccttggtaaaataaccagtttctccaattgtgtcctgttacaaaagaaaacagattcttatggcacttatgcaaataactatactgCCGTAAGttgagaatactcacaaatagtttccaaggTAGAGagacaaatatgctccaaattttgttcataggaaTGTATTTTACTAAATTGTTAAAAGCTAtaaatatctcaaaagaaaagttttcttggctctggaaaacaaaaaggatcagcaatgttttatgcaaaaaagtcagaaaaagatTACTTTAGTCTTCTAATAGTTCAGTTaactcctgttctgcttgatattcatgaacatttcaacTCTCTGCGGGAGTCTTGgaagttttttctctttattctaatGTCATAAATTCCAAAGTTATAAGAAATTtgcattcaagagcacctgtCAAAGTTTTGTAGCTGATTAGGAAACCACCATTTAAAGAGGATCAAAATAAGGCAACAATTGCCTATGGATGACAAAAAATCTTAGGGCAGCCATagttaaagacacaattgacaagaaaATCTGTTACCTCTGTGGTACACAATTATttaacataattataattattaatgacATCATATactaagtcatatcagaattatcGGAGTGTCACATAATTTTGGAGCATGTACCTATAACACATTTacacaaatacagcccaaagaaagccaaacaccattttaaatttgatagtgcttcctgtatgatttttataccagataagccAACACATCATTTTTGGACTTCAGGGGACCTAATGTCTAAAGGTTTAATTAGGTCAGAAAGTGACAtactttataatttgattttggaaagtttgtcagaTATCAAAGGCTTAAAACACTGGAAatcacaaaataggatcacagtTTATTTACTTATCCGAGGTGGTAACtcgaaaaaaatatattttttaaggcaAAATCCTTTACTCTGAAGAGTTTTAGTTTTCCAAACAAGACCCAATGGAGATAGCATGAGGCCAACTGATACCTTGTCCTTCCTCCCCCTTTTTCCCTGCCATTTACCCAAAGGGGCAAAAAAAaccctttcattatcttttaatattacataaaaatctttttcaaatgagaaaaccaaatttcatattttcattaGTGTATCTTCAATGTTaaagctagtttttaaaataaaatattataaatctatGTAGTTTAAattagtttgaccataaggtaatatttttataaaccttTTTAGAGCCCTTTACAGTTTTCTCCATAGAGctctttttttctaaagaaaaattcttttaaatttcttattaccAGACTCTAGCCAGAACAGCCAATAATTCTGGCTtttgaattctaccacaggtaatTTTCCAcatgaaattaataatttttaactaaGGTTATAACTTAACCATGGATGCATAAAGTGTTTTAAAGAGAtggtaagcattttttttaaaaataagatttataaTCTCCCCAAGGGTagttcagagaaaggaaaattcaagacaGGAACTCAGAAGCGATTGTTGAGGGGAAGAAAACCTTAATCTGTGGCAAAGTTACACAAATAATAAACCAGAGAGAAATTATTCCGGAAGCCAAGAATTGAATCTGGACTACCATTGTCAAAAGACAAAGCCTTAGCTACTGAGCTACACAGCATTGAGCAGTTTCTATTGCTCTTCCCAGAAGTCTAAAGCAGCCAATTTCAAGCTTGCAGAGGCTCTTAACTGCTCAAGATAATTTTAGGGCTATGATATGAACCGTAAAATTACTGTCCTCTGGATGGCAGAAACCAAGGGAAAGTATCCCCACATGGTCACAAGGTTAAGCTCTTAAGGACACAACACAAGATAGAGAAATTTCATCCAGTATTGGTGTCAGGGTCCCACAGCAAAGTTTGTAACTGACCAGCCTGCTGGGCTGGCTTGAAAAGCAGCCTTATAGGGACCCTAAACCATCATTGTATCCTGTGATACCTATTACAGaatgacacagaaagacaaattcttaGCACAAAGCACACCAGATTTGCTACAGCCTGAGTAGCTTCACAAATCCTTTTTTCTATCAATCAGACTCATGCAGAGGAGACAAATAGTGATGTCTAccatttacatacacacacagagaaagacagagagagaaagagaccagaAACTTGGCTGGTAagaatttcattgctttttttttttgctggcatACCAGGTTTCCAggttccttttctctgcagcttccagAAGAATGGAGCAACTTTTGATGACCCTGCTTGATGTGCCATAGTTGTGGGGTTCAAGCCACTTTACAAAAGccactttttctgttttatggaaCCATAGACAAAAGATTCTCAATTTTTCAAGATGTTGCCTAATGGGCTGCATGGGGAACTGAATTAACATTTTCCGTCTAGCAAAATACACGTAACAAAACAGACACCAGTCACCTCATTCAGCACCCAATATCAACCTGGCAAAGCTCAAATTTTCTCCTCTTGGTCCCCTGTTGTCTTTGATCTCCTCCAGGTGGGGAAGGATGACCTCTGAATGGTAATTCACAATCGGTGATCTCTGGGCAAGGTGAAGAGTGGATAGTCACCCTGAGACAGGTCTGTTGAGCATTCTTTCGGGCTCATGGAATGTAATCAGACAAGGAAAGTTCTCTGAGTTAGGACTGTGGGACTTCCATCGACAATTCCTTCTGAGATCCCCTCCACATATACGAACATACACTAAGACAAGATGGACAGAAGGCCTTCCAAATCAGATTCCTAATCAAGAACTCCAAGAGTATCTCTTCTAAACTATCCTCCTATTCTTAGTCTGAGAAATCTCCCTGAAATCTTCCTGATTAAGGAGAAGTCTCCTGAACTAAGACTTCCTACTAGTTAGGGAGAGCCAACCACGACTCCCAGTAGCTGAACCGAGACAGACACCCCACAGTGGGGCTATAGACAAACCAAGACCCCCGAAGGAGCTGAACTGAGATAGACACCCCGTGGTGGAGCTACAAACAGAGACCCCACAATGGGGCTGTGGACAGACACACCATCATGGGGCTACCGAACCATTTGGGAGAAAGAAGGAGGCATTGGCAACGCCTAGGATACTAACCAAACCAGACACCTTGTAATAGAGTTACAGCTACAGACACTCTGCCATGGAGCTACAGATACCCTGTGAGGGGGCTACAGTTACGGGATGTCTCACCAGGACTATTTCCGTATTACAATTAAATCCATGCACATTGGGTGGGCAGCACCCTGCCAAGAGTAGCAGAGTCAACCCCCAGTCCAAGAGAACTAGGCAGCCACTTGGGCTGGCCTCTGGATCCATTGCCAGAGTGGGGCTACTGAACCATGGGCTGGTAGTCACAAGGGCATTCCTGGACGAGCCCCCAGATTTGTAACcacccagtgggttcaccttgccgCTGCATGGACAGAATCAATTTATCATGATGGGAAttacaatagagaaagagtaatttatGCAGAGCCTTCtgtgcaggagactggagttttttttattactgaaatcagtctccAGTAGAGTTTGACTAATGAGGTACAGTGGTGTATGCTAAAACCAAGAGAGCATGCAAATGTATTTATAAAGGTCTTGTCCTCATTATCTTCATCAATAGATAAATTTTTGTAAGTCTGCCTTTCAATCATATTATATAGAAAgtggtaggccaggtgcagtggctcacgcctgtaatcctagccctttgggaggctgagctgggtggatcaattgaggtcaggagtttgagaccagcctggccaacatggtgaaactccatctgtactaaaaatacagaaattcgcTTGatgtggtggcgtgggcctgtagcccagctactcaggaggctgaggcaggtgaattgcttgaacccgggaggtggaggtcaacattgcaccactgcactccagtcatggtgacagagtgagactccatctcaaaaagaaggaaagaaagaaagagagtggtAATTAACTTACTTTTCTGTTATTTGCTGAGAAAAAATGGGGTATAGATATCAATCCTACAGAAAGTTGTAAGTTTTAGAACATACTCATTCACTTGTTTCAATATCTTCAGGATATGGGAAGTTGGGCTTGTTTAATATCTCatattaaattttctgtttaaccctctttctctctctctacccctcctcctctccttcccttatCCCTGCTTGAAGCTATTATCTCTTAGTGAATTGTGTGTATGCCTAAAATCACAGTCAAAACATCTAGAAAAACTAGGATTATAACTGTAGTCTCTTAACTCACAGAGTATGCTTTTTTCAGTATATCAGTTGCTCAATAAAATTTGtcccatgaatttttaaaaaatcataataaagcaGTCTAATATAGTGGATAAATCTATCCACTTTGGAATcaggttcaaatctcagttctgcAACTTACTAGCTTTGCAACTTGGGTCAAGCAGTGtatctctccaagcctcagttccctcatacATAATAATATGACATATTAATATCTACTTCAAAAGATTAGATGAGAAGAGTAAAGTATGTGAcgtgtttgtgggtgtgtgtatatagatatagcatGTATGGGATATAgtaatttaatatttctattattcctataacaatatattttttatttttttgttttatagatgcGGCCATCATGGTCTCTTGCTGTGCTATTTCTTGGTCAACTGTTGATTATCAAGTAGCTTTAAGAAAATCCTTGCCTGACAAAAAGCTTCTTAATGCATTATGTCCCAAAATCACATATCTCTTTTACAAGTTGTTTACATTATTATCGTGGATGCTGAGTGTTGTACTTCTACTATTCTTAAATGTTAAGATTGCtttatttctgttgttatttCTTTGGTTGTTAGGTATAATATGGGCATTTAAAAACAACACCCAGTTTTGTACTTGTATAAGTATGGAATTCTTATATAGGATTGTTGTTGGATTCATTcttatctttacattttttaatattaagggACAGAATACCAAGTGTCCAATGTCTTGTTATTATATTGTTAGGGTACTGGGCACTTTGGGGATATTGACTGTATTCTGGGTTTGCCCCCTCAATATTTTTAATCCAGACTATTTTATACCTATCAGTATAACTATAGTTCTTACTCTTCTTCTtggaattctttttcttattgtttattatGGGAGTTTTCACCCAAACAGAAGTGCAGAAACAAAATGTGATGAAATTGATGGAAAACCAGTTCTAAGAGAATGTAGAATGAGATATTTCCTAATGGAATAAGCTATTcatttatgatatatattttcttatattttgtttcattggttagtaaagaaaatgtgtgttaTGTGGGTGTGTTGTCTCTTATTTTTGCCACCTTTAATTTGAAATTAGTTCAGTGAAATAGGAGATACatagtagtattttatttttaaaattaatttctcattTGGTTTTGAAGATCTTGAGTACTCAGATATCTTTCTACTGCCTGGTAGAGCTGCCATCTTGAGCCGGAAATATAAGAAATGGTCTGGTTTTCATAATGAGAAGGCTGGAATTGAGCTTCCCTCCCATTTTCCTTGTTCCCGAACTAATACTACTGTACCTGTTATGGAGGACtgcaaagggaagagaaaagcagaacactttattattttttcctttattgtctTCAGTGCATATATTTGCAGTTGGGGACAGGTTGAgtagaggaaaagggaaagaagggaaagaagaaaacaaatttttagcaTCTGCTGTGCTTTCATCCATGAAATCTCCAATTCAGTAAGTACAAAAGAGAATTGGTGTGCATTTGAGAGGTCtgacatttcattatttacttatttcctaGCTTTTCTGAATTAATGCACTcttaacatataattatattaatccTATTTGTGCTAGAATAATTGTATCTAAatcatatttctaaattatttttatttttaaaaaattatggtaaaaacatataaaatttaccatcttaatcacTTTGAGTATACAGTTCACCAGTGTTAACTGTATTCACCTTGTGCAACAGATCTCAAGgactttttcatcttgtaaaactaagATTCtctatttattgaacaaatccccatttcctccttccccaAGTCTCTCGCAACcgaaattataattttttgtttctatgagtttgaataCTTTAGATACCTTGTTGCCATGTTGTTGAATGTGCCCCCCAGATTTCATGTgtttgaaacttaatctccaaattTGTATGTTGATGGCATTTGGAAGTGGTGgggactttgtttatttttttatttttaatttttaaattttattttattattattatactttaagttttagggtacatgtgcacaatgtgcaggttagttacatatgtatacatgtgccatgctggtgtgctgcacccattaacttgtcatttatcattaggtatatctcctaaagctatccctccctgctccccccaccccacaacagtccccagagtgtgatgatccccttcctgtgtccatgtgttctcattgttcagttcccacctatgagtgagaatatgcagtgtttggttttttgttcttgcgatagtttactgagaatgatgatttccagcttcatccatgtccctacaaaggacatgaactcatcattttttatggctgcatagtattccatggtgtatatgtgccacattttcttaatccagtctatgattgttggacatttgggttggttccaagtctttgctattgtgaatagtgctgcaataaacatacatgtgcatgtgtctttatagcagcatgatttataatcgtttgggtatatacccagtaatgggatggctgggtcaaatggtatttctagttctagatccctgaggaatcgccacactgacttccacaatggttgaactagtttacaaacccagcaacagtgtaaaagtgttcctatttctccacatcctctccagcacctgttgtttcctgactttttaatgatcaccattctaactggtgtgagatggtatctcattgtggctttgatttgcatttctctgatggccagtgatggtgagcattttttcatgtgttttttggctgcataaatgtcttcttttgagaagtgtctgttcatgtccttcgcccacttttcgatgggattgtttgtttttttcttgtaaatttgtttgagttcattgtagattctggatattagccctttgtcagatgagtaggttgcgaacattttctcccattttgtaggttgcctgttcactctgatggtaatttcttttgctgtgcagaagttctttattttaattagatcccatttgtcaattttggcttttgttgccattgcttttggtgttttagacatgaagtccttgcccatgcctatgtcctgaatggtaatgcctaggttttcttctagggtttttatggttttaggtctaacgtttaagtctttaatccatcttgaattaacttttgtataaggtgtaaggaagggatccagtttcagctttctacgtatggctagccagttttcccagcaccatttattaaatagggaatcctttccccattgcttgtttttgtcaggtttgtcaaagatcagatagttgtagatatgcggcgttatttctgagggctctgttctgttccattgatctatatctctgttttggtaccagtaccatgctgttttggttactgtagccttgtagtatagtttgaagtcaggtagcgtgatgcc
This genomic stretch from Pan paniscus chromosome 7, NHGRI_mPanPan1-v2.0_pri, whole genome shotgun sequence harbors:
- the XKR9 gene encoding XK-related protein 9 isoform X2 translates to MKIFPEGTLSQRWLFIFDKYWFALKRGYHAAFKYDSNTSNFVEEQIDLHKEVIDRVTDLSMLRLFETYLEGCPQLILQLYILLEHGQANFSQYAAIMVSCCAISWSTVDYQVALRKSLPDKKLLNALCPKITYLFYKLFTLLSWMLSVVLLLFLNVKIALFLLLFLWLLGIIWAFKNNTQFCTCISMEFLYRIVVGFILIFTFFNIKGQNTKCPMSCYYIVRVLGTLGILTVFWVCPLNIFNPDYFIPISITIVLTLLLGILFLIVYYGSFHPNRSAETKCDEIDGKPVLRECRMRYFLME
- the XKR9 gene encoding XK-related protein 9 isoform X1, with product MKYTKQNFMMSVLGIIIYVTDLIVDIWVSVRFFHEGQYVFSALALSFMLFGTLVAQCFSYSWFKADLKKAGQESQHCFLLLHCLQGGVFTRYWFALKRGYHAAFKYDSNTSNFVEEQIDLHKEVIDRVTDLSMLRLFETYLEGCPQLILQLYILLEHGQANFSQYAAIMVSCCAISWSTVDYQVALRKSLPDKKLLNALCPKITYLFYKLFTLLSWMLSVVLLLFLNVKIALFLLLFLWLLGIIWAFKNNTQFCTCISMEFLYRIVVGFILIFTFFNIKGQNTKCPMSCYYIVRVLGTLGILTVFWVCPLNIFNPDYFIPISITIVLTLLLGILFLIVYYGSFHPNRSAETKCDEIDGKPVLRECRMRYFLME